The proteins below come from a single Mya arenaria isolate MELC-2E11 chromosome 6, ASM2691426v1 genomic window:
- the LOC128237487 gene encoding mucin-2-like has translation MDSTLSLVVLSILTVLASAQNSSGLIGNACFGANIACDFYSLQCPQGEIIHLNNLIAGGKTNQTCRSEQHCSGGLDCCSYNQGDLTSPFNQENTYHTYRNCSGRQSCTAIQAPLQRLDGQTFSSYVQFEYTCESASTKIPMCGSNPGIYTSSAEVWFDGSTETFDPTKASRECRCTVKNNQIGRGLELYMYLLDVRVESHYVGNVSSAACSSAQFSSEMVVLRCVNTTRHWETNFKYYNSNSSTHQYSKVLQSGQTTDLGLSSLYENGQRDAPAMVWIKIALARPFDTFEIICGEVTPAYFTTTTTTSPPPTTTITTTTPTATTRKTTTVTAKTPTTTSSSSTITTTATTSPPPPTTTTRTTTPATTTTTITSVETITTTPFTATSKATTTTKKHSVTTKPSIVTFPRRTSTISSQDTGTASSTTVEPVTTIPAYFTTTTTSPPTTNTITTTTPTATTRKTTTAAAKTPTTTSSSTITTTATTSPPPPPTTTTTTRTTTPATTTTTTITSIETMTTTPFTTATSKATTTTKKHSVTTKSSIVTFPTRTSTISSPDTGTASSTTVEPVTTIPAYFTTTTTTSPPTTTTITTTTTPTATTRKTTTAAAKTPTTTSSSTITTTATTSPPPPTTTTGTTTPATTTTTTSVETMTTTPFTATSKATTTTKKHSVTTKPSIVTFPTRTSTISSPDTGTASSTTVEPVTTIPVTTIETLIQPRTTSAPLSNATDETSQVSAVVVAVPIACVLVVMLAVSTACFFKERRKRMEAENENTNTSVRDRSVKSLQEFPSERVYDTIVETNNPEGNYNMETRNITWNLANVYTESAPVAPVQQTDTDDEISGQNCAAGHDYETLQHSPYQNTETSGEQCSVYNQLTF, from the exons ACATGTCGATCCGAGCAACACTGCTCAGGAGGGCTTGACTGCTGTTCGTATAACCAAGGGGACCTGACCTCTCCTTTCAACCAAGAGAACACCTACCATACATACAGAAACTGTTCTGGGCGACAATCATGTACAGCCATTCAGGCTCCCTTGCAGCGCTTGGACGGTCAGACGTTCTCGTCGTATGTTCAGTTTGAATACACCTGTGAAAGTG CTTCAACGAAAATACCAATGTGTGGAAGTAATCCAGGCATTTACACGTCGTCAGCGGAGGTTTGGTTTGACGGCTCAACGGAAACGTTTGATCCAACCAAGGCCAGCAGAGAGTGCAGATGTACAGTCAAGAATAACCAAATAGGCAGGGGTCTAgaattgtacatgtatctacTGGATGTCCGAGTAGAGAGCCACTATGTAGGGAATGTCTCATCCGCAGCGTGCTCCAGTGCGCAATTCTCCTCAGAAATGGTTGTCCTTCGATGTGTCAATACAACTCGTCACTGGGAGACCaatttcaaatattacaattcaaACAGTTCCACACATCAGTATTCTAAAGTATTACAATCTGGTCAGACAACAGATCTTGGCCTTTCAAGCCTGTATGAAAATGGACAAAGAGACGCCCCGGCTATGGTTTGGATTAAGATTGCGTTAG CAAGGCCGTTCGACACATTTGAGATAATTTGCGGAGAAGTTACACCTGCatatttcacaacaacaacaacaacatcaccaccaccaacaactacaataacaacaacaacaccaacggcaacaacaagaaaaacaacaactgtaacagcaaaaacaccaacaacaacatcatcatcatcaacaataacaacaacagcaacaacatcaccaccaccaccaacaacaacaacaagaacaacaacaccagcaacaacaacaacaacaataacatctGTAGAAACAATCACGACAACACCGTTTACAGCTACTTCCAAGgcaacaacgacaacaaaaaAGCACTCTGTTACAACCAAACCTTCAATTGTAACATTTCCAAGGAGAACATCAACAATATCTTCACAAGACACTGGAACTGCGTCTTCAACAACTGTTGAACCTGTAACAACAATACCTGCatatttcacaacaacaacaacatcaccaccaacaacaaatacaataacaacaacaacaccaacggcaacaacaagaaaaacaacaactgcagcagcaaaaacaccaacaacaacatcatcatcaacaataacaacaacagcaacaacatcaccaccaccaccaccaacaacaacaacaacaacaagaacaacaacaccagcaacaacaacaacaacaacaataacatctATAGAAACAATGACGACAACACCGTTTACTACAGCTACTTCCAAGgcaacaacgacaacaaaaaAGCACTCTGTTACAACCAAATCTTCAATTGTAACATTTCCAACGAGAACATCAACAATATCTTCACCAGACACTGGAACTGCGTCTTCAACAACTGTTGAACCTGTAACAACAATACCTGCatatttcacaacaacaacaacaacatcaccaccaacaacaactacaataacaacaacaacaacaccaacggcaacaacaagaaaaacaacaactgcagcagcaaaaacaccaacaacaacatcatcatcaacaataacaacaacagcaacaacatcaccaccaccaccaacaacaacaacaggaacaACAAcaccagcaacaacaacaacaacaacatctgtAGAAACAATGACGACAACACCGTTTACAGCTACTTCCAAGgcaacaacgacaacaaaaaAGCACTCTGTTACAACCAAACCTTCAATTGTAACATTTCCAACGAGAACATCAACAATATCTTCACCAGACACTGGAACTGCGTCTTCAACAACTGTTGAACCTGTAACAACAATACCCGTGACCACAATAGAGACACTTATTCAGCCAAGAACTACTTCAGCCCCATTGTCGAACGCTACGG ACGAAACTTCTCAAGTATCTGCGGTGGTGGTAGCTGTTCCGATAGCATGTGTGTTAGTTGTGATGTTGGCTGTGTCCACCGCATGCTTCTTCAAGGAACGAAGAAAACGAATGGAAGCTGAAAACGAAAATACTAACACGAGTGTCAGGGACAGAAGTGTCAAAAGTCTGCAAGAGTTTCCATCAGAACGAGTTTATGATACCATCGTTGAAACAAACAATCCTGAGGGTAACTACAATATGGAAACACGCAATATAACATGGAACTTAGCTAATGTCTACACCGAAAGTGCGCCAGTAGCCCCTGTTCAGCAAACCGATACTGACGATGAAATAAGTGGTCAAAATTGTGCCGCGGGACATGACTACGAGACATTACAACACTCTCCCTATCAGAACACAGAAACTAGTGGTGAACAATGTAGTGTTTACAATCAGCTCACGTTTTGA